The following proteins are co-located in the Vigna unguiculata cultivar IT97K-499-35 chromosome 9, ASM411807v1, whole genome shotgun sequence genome:
- the LOC114162842 gene encoding snakin-2-like has product MAPRVFLMLGMLLLVCLVKISSDPKIEEETVEEELQFPIEPVVVRGGNRRLMQNIDCGGLCKSRCSAHSRPNVCTRACGTCCVRCKCVPPGTSGNRELCGTCYTGMTTHGNKTKCP; this is encoded by the exons ATGGCGCCACGAGTATTTCTTATGTTAGGGATGTTGCTGCTGGTGTGTCTTGTTAAG ATTTCATCTGATCCGAAGATAGAAGAAGAAACAGTAGAAGAAGAACTGCAGTTTCCCATAGAACCA GTTGTGGTGAGAGGCGGGAACAGAAGGCTAATGCAAAACATAG ATTGTGGAGGGTTGTGCAAATCAAGGTGCAGTGCTCATTCAAGGCCGAACGTGTGTACTAGGGCATGTGGCACGTGCTGTGTGAGGTGCAAGTGTGTCCCACCTGGTACCTCTGGAAATAGGGAACTCTGTGGAACTTGCTACACTGGCATGACCACCCATGGCAACAAGACTAAGTGCCCTTAG